The following coding sequences are from one Chelonoidis abingdonii isolate Lonesome George chromosome 4, CheloAbing_2.0, whole genome shotgun sequence window:
- the GPR68 gene encoding G-protein coupled receptor 68: protein MQDFTQKVTGNSSTNCTINHTIHQILSPTIYILVFGVGLPANCLSLYYGYLQIRAKNELGIYLCNLTIADLFYIFSLPFWLQYVLQHDNWTYDANLCKICGILLYENIYISVGFLCCISIDRYLAVVHPFRFYQFRTIKAAVVVSIIIWGKEILMSWFVFKHADISMDAESHIICFEHYPIKDWEHNINYYRFFGGFLFPFFLLLFSYCGILRVVHKSHGTQKKTKIQIKRLVSSTVIIFLVCFGPYHILLVIRSLFENNCMFAEKIFNIYHFSLLLTSFNCVADPVLYCFSSESTYQNFVKMRDSVLTCLRCLRTKPQVSYQLKTLETLRKSNTVPAVEEPELLNKLHTVNEMKDSSMVSIDRL, encoded by the coding sequence ATGCAGGATTTCACACAGAAAGTGACTGGGAATAGTTCTACTAACTGCACCATTAATCACACCATACACCAGATTTTATCCCCCACTATATACATACTTGTCTTTGGAGTAGGTCTCCCAGCTAACTGCCTCTCGCTGTACTATGGATACCTACAGATCAGGGCCAAAAATGAACTGGGGATCTATCTGTGCAATTTGACTATAGCAGACCTGTTCTACATCTTCTCTTTGCCTTTCTGGCTGCAGTACGTTTTGCAGCATGACAACTGGACCTATGATGCAAATCTGTGCAAAATCTGTGGCATACTCCTGTATGAAAACATCTACATCAGTGTGGGCTTCCTCTGCTGCATCTCCATTGACCGCTATCTAGCAGTGGTACATCCTTTTCGTTTCTATCAGTTTCGGACAATAAAGGCCGCTGTGGTAGTGAGCATCATAATCTGGGGCAAGGAAATTCTGATGAGCTGGTTTGTCTTTAAGCATGCTGATATTAGTATGGATGCAGAGAGTCATATAATATGCTTTGAACACTATCCCATCAAAGATTGGGAGCACAACATCAATTACTACCGCTTCTTTGGTGgcttccttttcccctttttcctaCTGCTCTTTTCTTACTGTGGCATTTTACGAGTTGTCCACAAGAGCCATGGTACACAAAAGAAGACAAAAATCCAAATTAAACGTCTGGTTTCAAGCACAGTTATAATTTTCTTGGTTTGCTTTGGACCATACCACATCCTGTTGGTAATTCGCAGCTTGTTTGAGAACAACTGCATGTTTGCAGAGAAAATCTTTAACATTTACCACTTTTCTCTCTTGTTGACTAGTTTTAACTGTGTTGCTGACCCAGTATTGTACTGCTTTTCCAGTGAGAGCACCTACCAGAATTTTGTCAAAATGAGAGACTCTGTTTTAACATGCCTAAGATGTTTAAGGACTAAACCCCAGGTATCCTACCAACTGAAAACTCTAGAAACTCTCAGAAAAAGCAACACTGTACCAGCAGTTGAAGAGCCAGAGTTATTAAACAAACTACATACTGTTAATGAAATGAAAGACTCTTCCATGGTCAGTATAGACAGACTTTAG